From Luteococcus japonicus, one genomic window encodes:
- a CDS encoding acyl-CoA carboxylase subunit beta has protein sequence MEIDIQTTAGKIADLGRRIDAAVNAASPAAVEKQHAKGKMTARERVLALLDEGTFAELDEFSRHRSVAFGLEKKRPYGDGVIVGVGAINGRPVCVFSQDVAIFGGALGQVYGEKIVKILDFAIKTGCPIIGINEGGGARIQEGVVSLGLYGEIFRRNTHASGVIPQISLIMGAAAGGHVYSPALTDFTIMVDKTSQMFITGPAVIKTVTGEDVTLEELGGARTHNTKSGNAHYLAADENDALEYVRELLSYLPQNNLEDAPIFDDEEVDLTITDHDRKLTTLIPDSPNQPYDMREVIRTVLDDDEFLEVQALFAQNIICGFGRIEGRSIGIVANQPMQFAGCLDIDAAEKAARFVRTCDAFNIPVLTFVDTPGFLPGVGQEHAGIIRRGAKLIYAYAEATVPLVTVITRKAYGGAYDVMGSKHLGADINLAWPTAQIAVMGAEGAVDILYKKELAEIEDPEGKAARRKELIDAYNSELANPYVASERGYVDQIIYPHETRAECIRVLRLLRTKREVLPPKKHGNIPL, from the coding sequence ATGGAGATCGACATCCAAACCACCGCTGGAAAGATCGCCGATCTGGGCCGCCGCATTGACGCCGCTGTCAATGCTGCTTCGCCCGCGGCAGTCGAGAAGCAGCATGCCAAGGGCAAGATGACCGCACGCGAGCGAGTGCTCGCCCTATTGGACGAGGGGACATTCGCCGAGCTCGACGAGTTCTCTCGCCACCGCTCCGTGGCCTTCGGCCTGGAGAAGAAGCGCCCCTACGGCGACGGCGTGATCGTCGGCGTCGGTGCCATCAATGGCCGTCCGGTCTGTGTGTTCAGCCAGGACGTGGCCATCTTCGGTGGTGCGCTGGGCCAGGTCTACGGCGAGAAGATCGTGAAGATCCTCGACTTCGCCATCAAGACCGGTTGCCCCATCATCGGCATCAATGAGGGCGGCGGCGCCCGTATCCAGGAGGGCGTGGTCTCCCTGGGCCTGTACGGCGAGATCTTCCGCCGCAACACCCACGCGTCGGGTGTCATCCCGCAGATCAGCCTGATCATGGGTGCCGCGGCCGGCGGTCACGTGTACTCCCCCGCCCTGACCGACTTCACGATCATGGTGGACAAGACCTCGCAGATGTTCATCACGGGCCCCGCCGTCATCAAGACGGTAACCGGCGAAGACGTCACGCTCGAGGAGCTGGGCGGCGCCCGCACCCACAACACCAAGTCCGGCAATGCCCACTACCTGGCCGCCGACGAGAACGACGCCCTCGAGTACGTGCGTGAGCTGCTCAGCTACCTCCCGCAGAACAACCTCGAGGATGCGCCGATCTTCGACGACGAAGAGGTCGACCTCACCATCACGGACCACGACCGCAAGCTCACGACGCTGATCCCGGACTCCCCGAACCAGCCGTACGACATGCGCGAGGTCATCCGCACCGTGCTCGACGACGACGAATTCCTCGAGGTCCAGGCGCTCTTCGCCCAGAACATCATCTGCGGCTTCGGCCGGATCGAGGGCCGCTCAATCGGCATCGTCGCCAACCAGCCGATGCAGTTCGCCGGCTGTCTGGACATCGACGCCGCAGAGAAGGCCGCCCGCTTCGTGCGCACCTGCGATGCCTTCAACATCCCCGTGCTGACCTTCGTCGACACCCCCGGCTTCCTGCCCGGCGTGGGGCAGGAGCATGCCGGCATCATCCGCCGCGGCGCCAAGCTGATCTACGCCTATGCGGAGGCCACCGTGCCGCTGGTGACGGTCATCACCCGCAAGGCCTACGGCGGCGCCTACGACGTCATGGGTTCCAAGCACCTGGGCGCCGACATCAACCTCGCCTGGCCCACCGCGCAGATCGCCGTGATGGGCGCCGAGGGTGCCGTCGACATCCTGTACAAGAAGGAGCTCGCCGAGATCGAGGATCCAGAGGGCAAGGCGGCTCGTCGCAAGGAACTCATCGACGCCTACAACAGCGAGCTGGCCAACCCGTACGTTGCCTCGGAGCGCGGCTACGTGGACCAGATCATCTACCCGCACGAGACTCGCGCCGAGTGCATCCGCGTGCTTCGTCTGCTGCGCACCAAGCGTGAGGTGCTGCCGCCGAAGAAGCACGGCAACATTCCGCTGTGA
- a CDS encoding acyl-CoA carboxylase epsilon subunit: protein MSETDKTEEALLTVQVGGGNPSDDEMAAVLAVLQAATSASGPVENIDDRPLAGGWNTYHRVLRRTTNPGREAWRYSARP from the coding sequence ATGAGCGAGACCGACAAGACCGAGGAAGCCCTGCTCACCGTGCAGGTGGGCGGGGGCAATCCGAGCGATGACGAGATGGCCGCCGTGCTGGCGGTGCTCCAGGCTGCCACGTCGGCCAGTGGCCCCGTCGAGAACATCGACGACCGTCCCCTGGCGGGTGGCTGGAACACCTACCACCGGGTGCTTCGTCGTACGACCAATCCTGGCCGCGAGGCCTGGCGGTACAGCGCTCGTCCCTGA
- a CDS encoding IS3 family transposase — protein MTGQVSAEQERFLAAEQALVDDLRQAGWSLRRSLSVIGLSRSSWHYRSHPRPGIASPTPHRGRAYPNRVGEQDQQRIIGLLRSAAQQGISAYQAWFDALDAGDPVASLSTWYRIARAERIRCTTARRSRKRSSAMPQWHATGPNQVWCWDITKLPGRYKGQWFNLYAVIDVFSRRIMAWRVEDCEDDQLAADMFTTAFTTHGVHPRIVHSDGGPSMMSDELARVFRAMGITRSRNRPRVSNDNPHMESWFKTAKYHRDWPGYFTDLDAARSWAARRVTDYNQHHAHSSLAGHTPQSVHDGTWHQVHHRRQATLEALAHRYPQRFTQPPHLATPPAHAWLNPDGILDEQTRRECLHTG, from the coding sequence GTGACGGGGCAGGTCAGCGCCGAGCAGGAGCGGTTCTTGGCGGCCGAACAGGCGCTGGTGGACGACCTGCGCCAGGCGGGTTGGAGCCTGCGGCGATCGTTGTCGGTGATCGGGTTGTCGCGTTCGTCGTGGCACTACCGCAGTCATCCCCGTCCCGGGATCGCCAGCCCGACACCACACCGGGGGCGGGCCTACCCGAACCGGGTCGGGGAGCAGGACCAGCAGCGCATCATCGGCCTGTTGCGCTCGGCGGCGCAGCAGGGAATCAGCGCGTATCAGGCGTGGTTCGACGCGTTGGACGCCGGGGATCCGGTGGCGTCGTTGTCGACCTGGTACCGCATCGCCCGCGCCGAACGGATCCGTTGCACCACTGCTCGACGTTCCCGCAAGCGCTCGTCGGCGATGCCGCAGTGGCATGCCACCGGCCCCAACCAGGTGTGGTGCTGGGACATCACCAAGCTGCCCGGCCGGTACAAGGGCCAATGGTTCAACCTGTATGCCGTCATTGACGTGTTCTCCCGCCGGATCATGGCTTGGCGTGTCGAGGACTGCGAGGATGACCAGCTGGCTGCCGACATGTTCACCACCGCATTCACCACGCACGGCGTCCATCCCCGCATCGTCCACTCCGATGGAGGTCCGTCGATGATGTCCGACGAACTCGCCCGCGTGTTCCGCGCGATGGGCATCACCCGCTCCCGCAACCGGCCGCGGGTCTCCAACGACAACCCCCACATGGAGTCATGGTTCAAGACCGCGAAGTACCACCGTGACTGGCCCGGATACTTCACCGACCTCGACGCCGCCCGGTCTTGGGCCGCACGTCGGGTCACCGACTACAACCAGCACCACGCCCACTCATCCCTGGCCGGCCACACGCCCCAGTCGGTTCACGACGGCACCTGGCACCAGGTCCACCACCGACGCCAAGCCACTCTTGAGGCCCTCGCCCACCGATATCCCCAACGATTCACTCAGCCACCCCACCTGGCCACACCACCCGCACATGCCTGGCTCAACCCCGACGGCATCCTCGACGAGCAAACCCGCCGCGAGTGTCTCCACACAGGTTGA
- a CDS encoding DUF937 domain-containing protein, producing MSALNDILAALPIQQLADQLGEEPAAVEKAAAPAVTSILGGLTQNAQTPEGELSLAEALQQHQDTGLVAEDAPVQLEAVDTADGEKIVNHVFGNQTEGVAQALSSQAGVSSALVNRLLPILAPIVLNYLAKQLGGSNSAAGNILGQVLGGAGQQAGTNANSGMLGGVLSQVLGSVLGGGQQDNPFDATNAQATTQQAQATGGDIVSQILGGLLGKK from the coding sequence ATGAGCGCCCTGAACGATATCCTCGCTGCCCTGCCGATCCAGCAGCTGGCCGACCAGCTCGGTGAGGAGCCCGCCGCCGTTGAGAAGGCTGCGGCACCCGCAGTCACGAGCATCCTGGGTGGCCTCACCCAGAATGCCCAGACCCCCGAGGGCGAGCTGTCGCTGGCCGAGGCCCTGCAGCAGCACCAGGACACCGGCCTCGTCGCCGAGGACGCCCCCGTGCAGCTGGAGGCCGTGGACACCGCCGACGGTGAGAAGATCGTCAACCACGTCTTCGGCAACCAGACCGAGGGTGTCGCGCAGGCTCTCAGCTCCCAGGCCGGTGTCAGCAGCGCCTTGGTCAACAGGCTGCTGCCCATCCTGGCCCCGATCGTGCTGAACTACCTGGCCAAGCAGCTGGGCGGCAGCAACAGCGCCGCCGGCAACATCCTCGGCCAGGTGCTCGGCGGCGCCGGCCAGCAGGCCGGCACCAATGCCAACTCCGGCATGCTCGGTGGCGTGCTCTCCCAGGTGCTCGGCAGTGTCCTGGGCGGCGGCCAGCAGGACAATCCCTTCGATGCCACCAATGCGCAGGCCACGACGCAGCAGGCGCAGGCCACCGGTGGCGACATCGTGAGCCAGATACTGGGCGGTCTGCTCGGCAAGAAGTGA
- a CDS encoding Maf family protein: MRFILASSSPARLKTLAGAGIAAEVIRPDLDESTVTAPSPAQLTAELARLKAACVVDALAAERGYALVACDSMLELDGRAWGRPSSPEEAVARWQAMRGRTAKLHTGHHVVVADERGVREVNRVGTTGVTFADLADDEIEAYVATGEPVRVAGAFAIDGLGGPFVTGITGDYHNVVGISLPLVRQMLLDLGVEWHTLWDQ, translated from the coding sequence GTGCGCTTCATTCTGGCTTCCTCGTCCCCCGCCCGCCTCAAGACCCTTGCCGGTGCAGGGATTGCGGCCGAGGTGATCCGCCCGGACCTGGACGAGAGCACGGTCACCGCACCGTCACCCGCCCAGCTCACCGCGGAGCTGGCCCGGTTGAAGGCCGCCTGCGTCGTGGACGCCCTGGCCGCAGAACGGGGTTACGCCCTGGTGGCCTGCGACTCCATGCTGGAGCTCGACGGGCGCGCCTGGGGCCGCCCGTCGAGCCCCGAGGAGGCCGTGGCGCGGTGGCAGGCGATGCGGGGCCGCACCGCCAAGCTGCACACCGGGCACCACGTCGTGGTGGCCGACGAGCGCGGGGTGCGGGAGGTCAACCGCGTCGGCACCACCGGCGTGACCTTCGCGGACCTGGCCGATGACGAGATCGAGGCCTATGTGGCCACCGGTGAGCCCGTGCGTGTGGCGGGGGCCTTCGCCATCGACGGCTTGGGCGGCCCTTTCGTGACGGGCATCACCGGTGACTACCACAATGTGGTGGGCATTTCCCTGCCCCTGGTCCGGCAGATGCTGCTGGACCTGGGCGTGGAGTGGCACACCTTGTGGGATCAATAG
- a CDS encoding methionine ABC transporter permease — MNKTSIAESLPELWKALLETGQMVALSFLITLVFGTLVGVALRLTDHDGLRPNKAFNKVFGAIVNVFRSLPFLILLIAVIPFTRLVVGTAYGPMAAVVPLSIGAIPFFGRVVESALREVSPGKIEAARVMGASTGQIVRKVLLPEAMSPFVAGATLTLVMLIGYSAMAGTIGGGGVGDFAIRYGYQRFNTPVLLASVVVLVVVVQIIQSIGDAIVRGLAHKRD; from the coding sequence GTGAACAAGACATCCATTGCGGAGTCCCTGCCAGAGCTGTGGAAGGCGCTGCTCGAGACCGGACAGATGGTGGCCCTGAGCTTCCTGATCACCCTGGTCTTCGGCACCCTCGTCGGGGTGGCCCTGAGACTGACCGACCACGACGGACTGCGTCCCAACAAGGCCTTCAACAAGGTCTTCGGCGCCATCGTCAACGTCTTTCGTTCGCTGCCCTTCCTGATCCTGCTGATCGCAGTGATCCCCTTCACTCGGCTGGTGGTGGGCACGGCCTATGGCCCGATGGCCGCGGTGGTGCCGCTGTCCATTGGCGCCATCCCCTTCTTCGGCCGCGTGGTGGAGTCCGCCCTGCGCGAGGTCTCCCCGGGCAAGATCGAGGCCGCCCGGGTGATGGGCGCGAGCACGGGGCAGATCGTGCGCAAGGTGCTGCTGCCGGAGGCGATGAGCCCCTTCGTCGCCGGTGCGACGCTGACCCTGGTCATGCTGATCGGCTACTCGGCGATGGCCGGCACCATCGGCGGCGGTGGCGTGGGTGACTTCGCCATTCGTTACGGCTACCAGCGTTTCAACACCCCGGTGCTGCTGGCATCGGTGGTCGTGCTGGTGGTCGTCGTGCAGATCATCCAGTCCATCGGCGATGCCATCGTGCGCGGCCTGGCCCACAAGCGCGACTAG
- a CDS encoding methionine ABC transporter ATP-binding protein, which translates to MISFEHVTKHYPGRGKNAAPVVALDDVSLTIEQGQIYGILGRSGAGKTTLLRCLNHLEEVTSGTIRVAGTDWTSLQGKELRSVRRQMGTIFQHFNLLASRTVFDNVAFGLELAGEKKQDIAPRVTELLDLVGLPDKAQAHPSQLSGGQKQRVGIARALATRPQMLLMDEATSALDPTTTEQILDLVKDLRDRMGLTVLLITHESDVVRRICDGAALMADGRVVEHGNLLELVSDPESRIADQLIPLGRAQDAFEGRSQLLSFVNQGVSEPLISTFTRETGINVSILGGSVEQIAGHKVGRLRVAFDHPHGGGLDDALIRQFFNERGVTVSK; encoded by the coding sequence GTGATCAGCTTCGAACACGTCACGAAGCACTACCCCGGCCGCGGCAAGAATGCCGCGCCGGTGGTGGCTCTGGACGACGTGAGCCTCACCATTGAGCAGGGTCAGATCTACGGCATCTTGGGCCGCTCCGGCGCGGGCAAGACCACGCTGCTGCGCTGCCTGAACCACCTGGAGGAGGTCACCAGCGGCACCATCCGCGTGGCCGGCACCGACTGGACCTCGCTGCAGGGCAAGGAATTGCGCTCGGTGCGCCGCCAGATGGGCACCATCTTCCAGCACTTCAACCTGCTGGCCAGCCGCACGGTCTTTGACAATGTCGCCTTCGGCCTGGAACTGGCGGGGGAGAAGAAGCAGGACATCGCCCCCCGCGTCACGGAACTGCTGGACCTCGTCGGGCTGCCCGACAAGGCCCAGGCCCATCCCTCGCAGCTCTCCGGCGGACAGAAGCAGCGTGTCGGCATCGCCCGTGCGCTGGCCACCCGGCCCCAGATGCTGTTGATGGACGAAGCCACCAGTGCACTTGACCCGACCACCACCGAGCAGATCCTCGACCTCGTCAAGGACCTTCGAGACCGGATGGGTCTCACGGTGCTGCTCATCACCCACGAGTCGGACGTCGTGCGCCGCATCTGCGACGGTGCCGCCCTGATGGCGGACGGGCGCGTCGTGGAACACGGCAACCTGCTGGAGCTGGTCTCGGACCCGGAGAGCCGGATCGCGGACCAGCTGATCCCGCTCGGCCGGGCCCAGGACGCCTTCGAGGGGCGCAGCCAGCTGCTGAGCTTCGTCAACCAGGGCGTCAGCGAACCCCTGATCAGCACCTTCACCCGGGAGACGGGCATCAACGTGTCCATCCTCGGCGGCTCGGTGGAACAGATCGCCGGCCACAAGGTGGGCCGGCTGCGCGTCGCCTTCGACCATCCGCACGGCGGGGGCCTCGACGATGCCCTGATCAGGCAGTTCTTCAACGAGCGCGGAGTGACGGTGAGCAAGTGA
- a CDS encoding MetQ/NlpA family ABC transporter substrate-binding protein gives MTRTIRSLFAGLLALFLTVGLTACGAGAGTDASKPLVVLADATPHTDILKKVDELGVLGDTKIEIKGIAGDIDVNQLTASGDVDANFFQHKPYLDTWLKQQGSEDLVSAATVHVEPLGLYSKKVKDLDAVPSGATIAIPSDPSNLVRALFLLQQAKLVTLDVKPTDKDLDFSQITEKNITANPKGLKFVQIDRPQLAATLDDAKVDLSVINGNYALEAGLKPKTDALTLETATDNPYANLLVVKADKKDDPRVTKLAEALQSKEIQDWITSNYQGSVLPAKQS, from the coding sequence ATGACCAGGACCATTCGCTCGCTCTTCGCGGGCCTGCTCGCCCTCTTCCTCACCGTCGGACTGACGGCCTGCGGTGCCGGCGCCGGCACCGACGCCTCCAAGCCGCTCGTCGTGCTGGCCGACGCCACCCCGCACACCGACATCCTGAAGAAGGTCGACGAGCTCGGCGTGCTCGGGGACACCAAGATCGAGATCAAGGGCATCGCCGGTGACATCGACGTCAACCAGCTCACCGCCAGCGGCGACGTCGACGCGAACTTCTTCCAGCACAAGCCCTACCTGGACACTTGGCTGAAGCAGCAGGGTTCCGAGGACCTGGTCAGCGCCGCGACCGTCCACGTCGAACCCCTCGGCCTGTACTCCAAGAAGGTCAAGGACCTCGACGCCGTCCCCAGCGGCGCCACCATCGCCATCCCGTCGGATCCCTCCAACCTGGTGCGCGCCCTCTTCCTGCTGCAGCAGGCCAAGCTGGTCACCCTCGACGTCAAGCCCACCGACAAGGACCTGGACTTCTCCCAGATCACCGAGAAGAACATCACCGCCAACCCCAAGGGACTCAAGTTCGTCCAGATCGACCGGCCGCAGCTCGCCGCCACCCTGGACGATGCCAAGGTGGACCTGTCCGTGATCAACGGCAACTACGCGCTGGAGGCCGGCCTCAAGCCCAAGACCGACGCCCTGACGCTGGAGACCGCCACCGACAACCCTTACGCGAACCTGCTGGTGGTCAAGGCGGACAAGAAGGACGACCCGCGCGTCACCAAGCTCGCCGAGGCACTGCAGAGCAAGGAGATCCAGGACTGGATCACCAGCAACTACCAGGGCTCCGTGCTGCCCGCCAAGCAGTCGTGA